One genomic window of Azospirillum sp. TSH100 includes the following:
- a CDS encoding HD domain-containing phosphohydrolase, with amino-acid sequence MRQLGYSVRRTAVCASGWGSAVGLVGQFLEFIESAPNQSLRSLSDRVLRKCRELTGAEAGTIFMLRGQGRHRHLDAVSAQNDVIRAKPTLFSVPVSQTSIVGYVAATGETLLLEDAYAIPADRPYSFNPAFDQRTGFRTRSIMAFALKGFRDRPIGVVQLINRRPQDGPSTGPGNAFLPDHEQMIAPVNHIVGRALERAATLERLTERNRALTRERRRVAELQAETERAFMVSVNLLARAAEVHDEDTGNHILRVNEYSYALAGWAGCSRAFCNEIRFSAALHDVGKMSVDQAVLHKKGRLDDRELAEMRRHPVYGHDILIASDRLKMAAEIALYHHEQWAGTGYPNGLKGEEIPLAARIVAIADCYDALRSARPYKPSFSHEKTVDILLNGDDRLDPRIHFDPRLLSLFATRHAEFDAIWERLKDQETLEV; translated from the coding sequence GTGCGACAATTGGGGTACTCTGTCCGGCGCACCGCTGTATGTGCGTCGGGGTGGGGGAGCGCTGTGGGTTTGGTAGGCCAATTCCTTGAATTTATCGAAAGTGCCCCGAACCAATCGCTGCGTTCGTTGAGTGACCGGGTGCTGCGCAAATGCCGCGAACTGACGGGTGCGGAAGCCGGCACGATCTTCATGCTGCGCGGGCAGGGCCGGCATAGGCATCTGGACGCGGTCAGCGCCCAGAACGACGTGATCCGCGCCAAGCCGACGTTGTTTTCGGTGCCGGTCAGCCAGACTTCCATCGTCGGCTATGTCGCGGCGACCGGCGAGACTCTGTTGCTGGAGGATGCCTATGCCATCCCGGCGGACCGGCCCTACAGCTTCAACCCAGCCTTCGACCAGCGTACCGGTTTCCGCACCCGGTCCATCATGGCCTTTGCCCTGAAGGGGTTCCGCGACCGGCCGATCGGCGTGGTGCAGCTGATCAACCGCCGTCCGCAGGACGGGCCGTCCACAGGTCCGGGCAACGCCTTCCTGCCCGATCACGAGCAGATGATCGCCCCGGTCAACCACATCGTCGGCCGCGCCCTGGAACGCGCAGCGACGCTGGAGCGGCTGACCGAGCGCAACCGCGCGCTGACCCGGGAGCGCCGCCGCGTCGCCGAGCTTCAGGCCGAAACCGAGCGCGCCTTCATGGTGTCGGTCAATTTGCTGGCCCGCGCCGCAGAGGTGCATGACGAGGACACCGGCAACCACATCCTGCGCGTCAACGAATATTCCTACGCGCTGGCCGGTTGGGCCGGCTGCAGCCGCGCCTTCTGCAACGAAATCCGGTTTTCCGCCGCGCTGCACGATGTCGGGAAGATGAGCGTCGATCAGGCGGTTCTGCACAAGAAGGGGCGGCTCGACGACCGCGAACTGGCGGAGATGCGGCGCCATCCGGTCTACGGCCACGACATCCTGATCGCGTCCGACCGGCTGAAGATGGCCGCCGAGATCGCGCTGTACCATCACGAGCAATGGGCCGGCACCGGCTACCCCAATGGCCTGAAGGGGGAGGAAATCCCGCTGGCAGCCCGCATCGTCGCCATTGCCGACTGCTATGACGCGCTGCGCAGTGCGCGGCCCTACAAACCGTCATTCAGTCATGAAAAGACGGTCGACATCCTGCTGAACGGCGACGACCGTCTAGATCCGAGGATCCATTTCGACCCACGCCTGCTATCGCTGTTCGCCACCCGCCATGCGGAGTTCGATGCGATCTGGGAGCGGCTGAAGGATCAGGAGACGCTGGAGGTGTGA
- a CDS encoding SLC13 family permease — translation MTATILILFTATYLGMALGGFPGLRIDRTGIALVAAILLLATGALDTAAAVSAIDFPTIFILLGLMILSAQYAGSGFYDWCALKVAQAAKSPARLLAVIVLVAGGLSAVLANDVVVFAMTPMLCLGLQARKLDPRPYLIGLAGAANAGSAATMIGNPQNILIGQVGHLDFWRFLVVCGGPALAAMAIAYVTVWLVWRGRFGMPEEGHEGAGQAAPKLDRWQLGKAVAATLVLLALFTRDIPQEHAVLLIAGVMMVSRRMASRDMLGMVDWHLLVLFAALFAINHALGMTGIPAALVDDLRAAGWLPDRLAVMLPLSLAGSNSIGNVPAVILLLAAWPSPPEGALYGLALLSTLAGNLFLPGSLANIIVAERAAAAGVKLGFVEHARCGVPMALLSMAVAAVWLWAGGWMGL, via the coding sequence ATGACCGCAACCATCCTGATTCTGTTCACCGCCACCTATCTGGGCATGGCGCTGGGTGGCTTTCCCGGCCTGCGCATCGACCGCACCGGCATCGCGCTGGTCGCTGCGATCCTGTTGCTGGCGACCGGGGCGCTCGACACCGCCGCCGCTGTTTCGGCGATCGATTTCCCGACGATCTTCATCCTGCTGGGGCTGATGATCCTGTCGGCGCAATATGCCGGCAGCGGCTTCTACGACTGGTGCGCGCTGAAGGTGGCACAGGCGGCCAAGTCGCCGGCGCGGCTTCTGGCGGTGATCGTGCTGGTCGCCGGCGGCCTGTCGGCGGTTCTGGCGAACGACGTGGTCGTCTTTGCAATGACGCCGATGCTGTGCCTGGGGCTGCAGGCGCGCAAGCTGGACCCGCGGCCCTACCTGATCGGCTTGGCCGGAGCCGCCAATGCCGGGTCGGCGGCGACGATGATCGGCAATCCGCAGAACATCCTGATCGGGCAGGTCGGCCATCTCGATTTCTGGCGTTTCCTGGTGGTGTGCGGTGGTCCGGCGCTTGCGGCGATGGCGATCGCCTATGTCACCGTCTGGCTGGTCTGGCGCGGCCGGTTCGGCATGCCGGAGGAGGGGCATGAGGGAGCCGGGCAGGCGGCCCCCAAGCTCGACCGCTGGCAACTGGGCAAGGCGGTGGCGGCGACGCTGGTTCTGCTGGCGCTGTTCACCCGCGACATCCCGCAGGAACATGCGGTGCTGCTGATCGCCGGCGTCATGATGGTAAGCCGCCGGATGGCCAGCCGCGACATGCTGGGCATGGTCGACTGGCATCTTCTGGTGCTGTTCGCAGCACTCTTCGCCATCAATCATGCGCTTGGCATGACCGGTATCCCGGCGGCCCTGGTCGATGATCTGCGGGCGGCCGGTTGGCTGCCCGACCGGCTGGCGGTGATGCTGCCGCTGTCGCTTGCCGGCAGCAACAGCATCGGCAACGTCCCGGCGGTGATCCTGCTGCTGGCGGCCTGGCCGTCGCCGCCGGAAGGAGCACTCTATGGTCTGGCGCTGCTGTCGACCCTGGCCGGCAATCTTTTTCTGCCGGGCAGCCTTGCCAACATCATCGTGGCGGAGCGGGCGGCTGCGGCCGGGGTCAAGCTGGGCTTCGTCGAACATGCCCGCTGCGGCGTGCCGATGGCGCTGCTGTCGATGGCGGTGGCCGCGGTGTGGCTGTGGGCCGGCGGCTGGATGGGTCTGTAA
- a CDS encoding MBL fold metallo-hydrolase, translating to MGFSVTFWGVRGTIPCPMASHLGFGGNTSCVEVQAGKQRIIIDAGTGLRMLGRKLLADGVTSATLLLSHTHLDHISGFPFFAPAYTKGFGLRVISGHLNGGPDIESVMARQMERPLFPVPLRTMGGDLSFLEVPPGHSFKLEGGVRIHTAALNHPDGATGYRIEYQGRSVAYVTDTEHVPDHPDRNILNLVDGVDLLLYDSTYTDEEWMQRIGWGHSTWMEAVRIARAAHVKTLGLFHHDPDHDDATMERIEAAAKAEFPNCFAAREGTTISLD from the coding sequence ATGGGGTTTTCAGTCACCTTTTGGGGCGTGCGCGGCACGATTCCCTGCCCGATGGCCTCGCATCTGGGTTTCGGCGGCAACACCTCCTGCGTCGAAGTGCAGGCGGGAAAGCAACGGATCATCATCGATGCCGGCACCGGGCTGCGGATGCTGGGCCGCAAGCTTCTGGCCGACGGGGTGACCAGCGCCACGCTGCTGCTGAGCCACACCCATCTCGACCACATCAGCGGCTTTCCTTTTTTCGCGCCGGCCTACACCAAGGGCTTCGGCCTCCGCGTCATCTCCGGCCATCTCAATGGCGGCCCCGACATCGAATCGGTGATGGCGCGCCAGATGGAACGACCACTGTTCCCGGTGCCGCTGCGCACCATGGGCGGCGATCTGAGCTTCCTGGAGGTGCCGCCCGGCCACAGTTTCAAGCTGGAGGGCGGGGTGCGCATCCACACCGCGGCGTTGAACCATCCCGATGGCGCCACCGGCTACCGCATCGAGTATCAGGGGCGCTCGGTCGCCTACGTCACCGACACCGAGCATGTGCCCGACCATCCCGACCGCAACATCCTGAACCTTGTCGATGGGGTGGATTTGCTGCTCTACGACTCGACCTACACCGACGAGGAATGGATGCAGCGGATCGGCTGGGGCCATTCCACCTGGATGGAGGCGGTGCGGATCGCCCGTGCCGCCCATGTGAAGACGCTGGGCCTGTTCCACCACGATCCTGACCACGACGACGCCACGATGGAGCGAATCGAGGCGGCGGCCAAGGCAGAGTTCCCAAACTGCTTTGCCGCGCGCGAGGGAACCACCATCTCCCTCGACTGA
- the purL gene encoding phosphoribosylformylglycinamidine synthase subunit PurL — MSAEATKAQERPVNAELAKEFGLSAEEYRNALDILGRTPTFTELGIISVMWSEHCSYKSSKVWLKTLPTTGPQVICGPGENAGVVDIGDGDAVIFKMESHNHPSYIEPYQGAATGVGGILRDVFTMGARPIANMNALRFGSPDHPKTRHLVSGVVAGIGGYGNCVGVPTVGGETNFHPAYNGNILVNAMTVGVARTDKIFYSAAAGIGNPVVYVGSKTGRDGIHGATMASAEFTEDSEEKRPTVQVGDPFTEKLLIEACLELMETDAIVAIQDMGAAGLTSSSVEMAGKGGLGIELTLDTLPMREQAMTPYEIMLSESQERMLIILKPGREEVAKAIFDKWELDFAVIGHLTDTGNLVIKMYGETWCDMPIAPVSNAAPEYNRPWEPTPKASDVDDSVLAGYSGDLGDTLTKLFGCPDLASKRWIWEQYDSLVGGDTRFMSGQADAAVVRVPGQTKAVAITTDCTPRYCLADPVEGGKQAVAEAWRNLSAVGALPLAITDNMNFGNPEKPRIMGQFVGAVQGIGEACKALDFPVVSGNVSLYNETNGEAILPTPAIGGVGIMPDAMIAVGIAFRGEGDVILSVGETKGHLGQSIFLREILGREEGAPPPVDLSVERRNGDFVRGLIREGLVVSSHDVADGGLIVTIAEMALAGGIGAYLTAFDGASPRVLFGEDQGRYVLAVRPDVAAAVQEKAKAAGVPVSVLGETRGTALSGRGGDIVSLKRLREANEGWLPNYMAAEL, encoded by the coding sequence GTGAGCGCTGAAGCTACCAAGGCGCAGGAGCGTCCGGTCAATGCCGAACTCGCCAAGGAGTTCGGCCTGTCCGCCGAGGAATACCGGAACGCCCTGGACATCCTGGGCCGCACCCCGACCTTCACCGAGCTGGGCATCATCTCGGTCATGTGGTCGGAGCATTGCTCCTACAAGTCGTCCAAGGTCTGGCTGAAGACGCTGCCGACCACCGGCCCCCAGGTGATCTGCGGCCCCGGCGAGAATGCCGGCGTGGTCGATATCGGTGACGGCGACGCCGTCATCTTCAAGATGGAGAGCCACAACCACCCGTCCTACATCGAGCCCTACCAGGGTGCGGCGACGGGCGTCGGCGGAATCCTGCGCGACGTGTTCACCATGGGTGCGCGTCCGATCGCCAACATGAACGCGCTGCGCTTCGGCTCGCCCGACCATCCCAAGACCCGCCATCTGGTGTCGGGCGTGGTCGCCGGCATCGGCGGCTACGGCAACTGCGTCGGCGTTCCGACCGTGGGCGGCGAGACCAACTTCCACCCGGCCTACAACGGCAACATCCTGGTCAACGCCATGACCGTGGGTGTCGCCAGGACCGACAAGATCTTCTATTCGGCCGCCGCCGGCATCGGCAATCCGGTCGTCTATGTCGGCTCCAAGACCGGCCGCGACGGCATCCACGGCGCCACCATGGCGTCGGCCGAATTCACCGAGGATTCGGAGGAGAAGCGCCCGACCGTGCAGGTCGGCGACCCCTTCACTGAGAAGCTGCTGATCGAAGCCTGCCTGGAGTTGATGGAGACGGACGCCATCGTCGCCATCCAGGACATGGGTGCCGCCGGCCTGACCTCCTCGTCGGTCGAGATGGCCGGCAAGGGCGGGCTGGGCATCGAGCTGACGCTCGATACCCTGCCGATGCGCGAACAGGCGATGACTCCCTATGAGATCATGCTCTCCGAAAGCCAGGAGCGCATGCTGATCATCCTGAAGCCCGGCCGCGAGGAGGTGGCGAAGGCCATCTTCGACAAGTGGGAGCTGGACTTCGCCGTCATCGGCCACCTGACCGACACCGGCAACCTCGTCATCAAGATGTATGGCGAGACCTGGTGCGACATGCCGATCGCCCCGGTATCCAACGCCGCTCCGGAATACAACCGCCCGTGGGAACCGACGCCGAAGGCTTCGGATGTCGACGACAGCGTGCTGGCGGGCTATTCCGGCGACCTGGGCGACACGCTGACCAAGCTGTTCGGCTGCCCCGATCTGGCCTCCAAGCGCTGGATCTGGGAGCAGTATGACAGCCTGGTCGGCGGCGACACCCGCTTCATGTCGGGTCAGGCCGACGCCGCGGTCGTCCGCGTGCCGGGCCAGACCAAGGCGGTCGCCATCACCACCGACTGCACCCCGCGCTATTGCCTCGCCGACCCGGTCGAGGGCGGCAAGCAGGCGGTGGCCGAGGCGTGGCGCAACCTGTCGGCGGTGGGCGCTCTGCCGCTCGCCATCACCGACAACATGAACTTCGGCAACCCCGAGAAGCCGCGGATCATGGGCCAGTTCGTCGGCGCCGTTCAGGGCATCGGCGAAGCGTGCAAGGCGCTGGACTTCCCGGTCGTGTCGGGCAACGTCTCGCTCTACAACGAGACGAACGGTGAGGCGATCCTGCCGACCCCGGCCATCGGCGGCGTCGGCATCATGCCGGACGCGATGATCGCCGTCGGCATCGCCTTCCGTGGCGAGGGCGACGTGATCCTCAGTGTTGGCGAGACGAAAGGCCATCTCGGCCAGTCGATCTTCCTGCGCGAGATCCTCGGTCGCGAAGAGGGGGCTCCCCCGCCTGTCGATCTGTCGGTCGAGCGCCGCAACGGCGATTTCGTCCGTGGTCTGATCCGCGAGGGTCTGGTGGTGTCGAGCCACGACGTGGCCGACGGCGGCCTGATCGTCACCATCGCCGAAATGGCGCTGGCCGGCGGCATCGGCGCCTATCTGACCGCCTTCGACGGCGCGTCTCCGCGCGTACTGTTCGGCGAGGATCAGGGCCGCTACGTCCTGGCCGTCCGTCCGGACGTCGCAGCGGCGGTGCAGGAGAAGGCCAAGGCGGCCGGCGTCCCGGTCAGCGTGCTGGGCGAGACCCGCGGCACCGCGCTGTCGGGCCGTGGTGGCGACATCGTCTCGCTGAAGCGCCTGCGCGAAGCCAATGAAGGCTGGCTGCCGAACTATATGGCGGCCGAGCTGTAA
- the purQ gene encoding phosphoribosylformylglycinamidine synthase subunit PurQ: protein MKAAIVVFPGSNRERDAVAALEAVSGTKPHLVWHRDTELPKVDLIVVPGGFSYGDYLRSGAMAAHSPIMREVKARADQGVRVLGVCNGFQIITEAGLLPGALMRNGALKFVCRVQHLRVENTDSPFTKKYAKGQIVRFPVAHGDGNYWTDAETVKRLDGEGQVAFRYVADEARADPRGNPNGSVSDIAGIFNAKRTVLGLMPHPEDAVEALHGNTDGKPMFEGLVEALS from the coding sequence ATGAAGGCCGCCATCGTCGTTTTCCCCGGCTCCAACCGCGAACGCGACGCCGTCGCCGCGCTGGAGGCCGTCAGCGGGACCAAGCCGCATCTGGTCTGGCACCGCGACACCGAACTGCCAAAGGTCGACCTGATCGTCGTGCCCGGCGGCTTCTCCTATGGCGATTACCTGCGCTCCGGCGCCATGGCGGCGCATTCGCCGATCATGCGCGAGGTGAAGGCGCGGGCCGATCAGGGCGTGCGCGTCCTCGGCGTCTGCAACGGCTTCCAGATCATCACCGAGGCCGGGCTCCTGCCCGGCGCGCTGATGCGCAACGGCGCCCTGAAGTTCGTCTGCCGCGTCCAGCATCTGCGGGTGGAGAACACCGACAGCCCCTTCACGAAGAAATACGCGAAGGGCCAGATCGTCCGCTTCCCGGTCGCCCACGGCGACGGCAACTACTGGACCGACGCGGAGACGGTGAAGCGGCTGGACGGCGAAGGCCAGGTCGCCTTCCGCTATGTCGCCGACGAGGCGCGGGCCGATCCGCGCGGCAACCCGAACGGCTCGGTGTCCGACATCGCCGGCATCTTCAACGCCAAGCGCACCGTGCTGGGCCTGATGCCGCACCCCGAGGACGCGGTGGAGGCCCTGCACGGCAACACCGACGGCAAGCCCATGTTCGAAGGTCTGGTGGAGGCCCTGTCGTGA
- a CDS encoding ammonium transporter — translation MDAAKTGGDVLFVLMGAVMVLAMHCGFALLEVGTVRRKNQVNALVKILSDFAMSTIAYFFVGYAVAYGIDFFADAHTLVGKGSGGFAAYGYDLVKFFFLATFAAAVPAIVSGGIAERAKFWPQAGATLALIALFYPLLEGTVWGTRFGLQSWMAASFGQPFHDFAGSVVVHAFGGWVALGAVLNLGNRRGRYRPNGSLIAIPPSNIPFLALGAWVLCVGWFGFNVMSAQVLDGVTGLVALNSLMAMVGGIVTSLIISRTDPGFVHNGALAGLVAVCAGSDVMHPLGALVTGGIAGLLFVWAFNKCQIDWKIDDVLGVWPLHGLCGLTGGLLAGVFGQEALGGLGGVSILSQIVGTAGGVGFGFAAGLAVYGLLRVTVGIRLDPEQEYKGADLSLHHITAYPEEDAPGM, via the coding sequence ATGGATGCGGCAAAGACGGGTGGCGACGTCCTTTTCGTGCTGATGGGCGCGGTGATGGTGCTGGCGATGCATTGCGGCTTCGCCCTGCTGGAGGTCGGGACGGTCCGGCGCAAGAATCAGGTGAACGCCCTGGTGAAGATCCTGTCGGACTTCGCCATGTCGACCATCGCCTATTTCTTCGTCGGCTATGCGGTGGCCTACGGCATCGATTTCTTCGCCGATGCCCACACGCTGGTCGGCAAGGGAAGCGGCGGCTTCGCGGCCTATGGCTACGATCTCGTGAAGTTCTTCTTCCTGGCGACCTTTGCCGCCGCGGTGCCGGCCATCGTGTCGGGCGGCATCGCCGAGCGCGCCAAGTTCTGGCCGCAGGCCGGCGCCACGCTGGCGCTGATCGCGCTGTTCTACCCGCTGCTGGAAGGCACGGTGTGGGGCACCCGCTTCGGCCTGCAAAGCTGGATGGCGGCGAGTTTCGGCCAGCCCTTCCATGACTTCGCCGGGTCGGTCGTGGTCCATGCCTTCGGCGGCTGGGTGGCGCTGGGCGCGGTGCTGAATCTCGGCAACCGCCGGGGACGCTACCGTCCCAACGGCTCGCTGATCGCCATTCCGCCGTCCAACATCCCGTTCCTGGCGCTTGGCGCCTGGGTGCTCTGCGTCGGCTGGTTCGGCTTCAACGTGATGAGCGCCCAGGTGCTGGACGGCGTGACCGGGCTGGTCGCGTTGAACTCGCTGATGGCGATGGTCGGCGGCATCGTTACCTCGCTGATCATCAGCCGCACCGACCCCGGCTTCGTCCACAATGGCGCGCTCGCCGGTCTGGTGGCGGTCTGCGCCGGCTCCGACGTGATGCACCCGCTGGGGGCGCTGGTCACCGGCGGCATCGCCGGGCTGCTGTTCGTCTGGGCCTTCAACAAGTGCCAGATCGATTGGAAGATCGACGACGTGCTCGGCGTCTGGCCGCTGCACGGGCTGTGCGGTCTGACCGGCGGCCTGCTGGCCGGCGTCTTCGGGCAGGAGGCGCTGGGTGGCCTGGGCGGCGTGTCGATCCTCAGCCAGATCGTCGGCACGGCAGGCGGCGTCGGCTTCGGCTTCGCCGCCGGTCTGGCGGTCTACGGTCTGCTGCGTGTCACCGTCGGTATCCGTCTCGACCCCGAGCAGGAGTACAAGGGCGCCGACCTGTCGTTGCACCACATCACCGCCTACCCGGAAGAGGACGCGCCGGGCATGTAA
- a CDS encoding TldD/PmbA family protein: MTVSPNDQHRTDPSGVLNLLDDLIAKARAAGADAADAVLFDSASVSLAHRLGKTEKLERSESGDLGLRVFVGKRQAIVSSTDRSGKALDELVERAIAMARVVPEDGFAGIADPEQLARSWPDLDICDDEEPSAETLIERARIAEEAALAVPGVTNSEGGDAGWSRSTIAIAASNGFAGTYGVSRQSLSASVLAGTGTGMERDYDYDSKVYGTDLRDAAEIGREAGERAVRRLNPRRVKSCKVPVVFDPRVSRGLLGHLTGAISGPSIARGTSFLKDKMGQQIFAPSITIIDDPHVKRGLRSRPFDAEGVEVSRRTLIEDGVLTTWLLDLRSARQLGLTTTGHAARGTSGPPGPAPANVYMAAGKRSRADILAEIKDGFYVTDLMGMGVNGVTGDYSRGAGGFWIENGQITYPVNEITIAGNLKDMFLNMEAADDLELRFGMDAPTVRIDGMTIAGM, encoded by the coding sequence ATGACCGTTTCGCCGAACGACCAGCACCGGACGGATCCGTCCGGGGTCCTGAACCTGCTGGACGACCTGATCGCCAAGGCGCGCGCCGCCGGTGCCGATGCCGCCGATGCCGTGCTGTTCGACAGCGCGTCCGTGTCCCTCGCCCATCGGCTGGGCAAGACCGAGAAGCTGGAGCGCTCCGAATCCGGCGATCTCGGCCTGCGGGTGTTCGTCGGCAAGCGTCAGGCCATCGTCTCCTCCACCGACCGCAGCGGCAAGGCCCTGGACGAGTTGGTGGAGCGCGCCATCGCCATGGCCCGCGTGGTGCCGGAGGATGGCTTCGCCGGCATCGCCGATCCGGAGCAGCTCGCCCGCAGCTGGCCCGACCTCGACATCTGCGATGATGAGGAACCGTCGGCGGAAACGCTGATCGAGCGCGCGCGAATCGCCGAAGAGGCGGCGCTGGCGGTTCCGGGCGTCACCAATTCCGAAGGGGGCGACGCCGGCTGGAGCCGCTCGACCATCGCGATCGCCGCGTCGAACGGCTTCGCCGGCACTTACGGCGTGTCGCGCCAGTCGCTGTCGGCCTCCGTCCTGGCCGGGACCGGCACGGGGATGGAGCGCGACTACGACTATGACAGCAAGGTCTATGGCACCGACCTGCGCGATGCCGCCGAGATCGGCCGCGAGGCCGGCGAGCGCGCCGTCCGCCGCCTGAACCCGCGCCGGGTCAAGAGCTGCAAGGTTCCTGTGGTGTTCGATCCGCGGGTGTCGCGCGGCCTGCTCGGCCACCTGACCGGCGCTATCAGCGGCCCCAGCATCGCCCGTGGCACCAGCTTCCTGAAAGACAAGATGGGGCAGCAAATCTTCGCGCCCTCCATCACCATCATCGACGATCCGCATGTGAAGCGCGGCCTGCGGTCCCGCCCCTTCGATGCCGAGGGCGTCGAAGTGTCGCGCCGCACGCTGATCGAGGACGGCGTGCTGACGACATGGCTGCTCGACCTGCGCTCGGCCCGGCAGCTCGGCCTGACGACCACCGGCCATGCCGCGCGCGGCACCTCCGGCCCGCCGGGTCCGGCACCGGCCAACGTCTATATGGCGGCCGGCAAGCGCAGCCGCGCCGACATCCTGGCGGAGATCAAGGACGGCTTCTACGTCACCGACCTGATGGGCATGGGTGTCAACGGGGTCACCGGCGATTACAGCCGCGGCGCCGGCGGGTTCTGGATCGAGAACGGCCAGATCACCTATCCCGTCAACGAGATCACCATCGCCGGCAACCTCAAGGACATGTTCCTGAACATGGAGGCCGCCGACGACCTGGAGCTGCGCTTCGGCATGGATGCGCCGACCGTGCGCATCGACGGCATGACCATCGCGGGCATGTAA